Within the Gracilinema caldarium DSM 7334 genome, the region CTCTTTATTTTTTTTTAGTTCCGCTTCCCATTCGGCAATAAAGTGTTCGTAGGCTGCAATGGTGGCATATAAAATGGTATCCTGCAGTTCGCCACGGCCAATCCAATCCATACCATCGAGGTGATATAAATGTTGCAGCATTTGTTTGAGATCTTCGAGGGTAAGATTGGGATCATACTGCCGGCGCCGTTCAAGTCCCCGGACTTCCTGCTCAAAGGTTTCTTCATACTTGATATCCCGCCATTCTGCGGCACCGATCATACTCATCTCCTTGAAAAGGTTCTTGTAATTATGGATTCAGATCCCGGTACAAGCCGGCCAAACTGTTCGAACCAGGCCTGAACCCTGCAGAAAATCCATCTGCCTTGTGAATCAAAGGAATACTGGTAGCGGTATTCAAAAAGGCCCTCTTCATTGCGGCCATACTGCCGGACCAAGCGGCCCAGTTCATCATACTGAAAATTCCGATCATAATCAGACCCATCAGGCTCATCAGAAATAATTCCAGATCTGATAACCCGGACGAGGCGGTTTTTCCCATCATAAAAAAAAGAAGTCTGAACTTTCTCATCCGACATAACAGCAATATGGTTGTAGGCATTATATTCCCATCGCAACAGAGAGATCGACGAACCATCACTGGCAATGTTTTCCAACTGGACAGGCCTGCTATCCGACCAGGTGTACTGATAGAGTGTCTTAAGTTCACCGGTTTCAGAATACCAGCTTTCATCAACTGCAGAGCCCCAGTAACGTAACACCCCAAAATAGCGCTCCCCTTCCCGTTCATATTGAAACCGAAGGGGCCGATCATCTTCATATTCTAAGACCGAAATACGAGTTTTTTCATCGCGTAATTCCATATTGATGGGCAGCGTTGCAGCATTTCGCCTAATAACAACAGTGGTGTATACCCCAGCCCAGGGTATTGGCACGAGGGCAAGTTTTCCTGAGGCATCAAAGGCCAACTCAAAGCGGTTATTTTCATAGGCTACCGCAACGGATAGATTCTTTTCTTCTGGAATTGCAAGCAAGTCCGGTGGTAACAGGGCCGGTTCGAACAGAAAAAAACCTGTGCGCTCCTCTTGGCCTACATTCCACCCTTGTACCTTATTCCATAGGTATAAAAAAGGGATGGGCTGTGCTTCAGCGGTTACTGCCGCCGCAGGGGTTGCTGCAGCCACAGGGCTTGCTGCCGCAGGGGTTGCTGCAGGTGTTGCTGCAGCACGTTTCTTTTCGTTTTGGGCTGCACCGGAAATATTAGGCTGCTTCGGTGGGATAGAAACGTTTTGGGCGGGTAACAAGCCCACCGCCCAGATAATAAAGGTGAAGATTACTACAGAGCGTTTCATGGCATTCATTGTACACTTTTGCTCTTAAACGGGCTAGAACCTTCGGGCTACACATTACTGTATTGCCATATACCAGAAGGAAGTTAAAAAAGTAGCCACCAAGATGGACAAAAAATTGACCATATCATTGTTCATCCAGGTAAAACCCTTAATGAGTTTGTTTTTCATGTCGCCCGTATAGGGCCGTTCAACGAGCTCTCCTGTTTCGGCGCAGCGATATTGGGCTTGTATGGTGGCCCCAAGGAATGAATCGAAAAGAGCACCCATAAAGCCACCAATGAGCACCGGTACCAAAGCTTTATGAGCCTGGAAGGGTGCAATCACAAACACCAGTATGGCAATGATCAGGGAACCCAAGAGGGATGCGGCAAAACCAAATGGGCTTACACCGCCGGAAAAGCCCGGCTCCAGGGGTTTAAAATTAATGATAGACCGGGGTTTCCCGCGATTCAGAACTCCCAATTCACTGGCCCAGGTATCAGCGGTGGCGGCAGCAAAGGATACGAGCAGTGCAATCAGAAAAAGTTGGCTTCCCGTAAAAGCATACAGAACAGAGCTCAGCATCCCTACTCCTCCATTGGCAAAAACCTGGATCGCATCCCGCCGGTCTCCCTTTTCATGGATCCTCTGTAGGCCAAGCCGTTCCTTTTGTTCTTTCCTGATACGGCTTGCCATGGTGGAAGATATAAAAAAGGCAGCTAAAACCAAGAGACCTCCCAAACCCGCACCCATATAAATAACCGTCCCCAGTCCAAGTCCTGCAAGAGCCCCTTCTGCCGTTACTGCATGTTTATACCAGGCGGCATAAGCAGCTGCGGCGAGACAGGAAAAGGCAAAAATAAATGATGTATTCAGGGTGAGGGGTGAAATATAATAAAAATAAAGAGCTGTCCCAAGAGGTACTGTCAGGTTATCGAGTCCAAAGGGTGAGAATACTTCCAGGTAGGCCGCTACAAGACCGGTCCCGATACTACGAAGGAGCACATTCCAAAGGGTAATCTCTGGATTAAAAGCACGGGTCATTAAAAAAACGACCAGACTGGATACGGTAAACATCGCAATGGTTCCGGCCATTGATTTTCGCCACCCAAATACATTGCCAGAAGGACTAGGTACTCCTTCCCCTACTATGGCAGCTAAGCCATCTCCCCAGCCAAGGACTAGAATAGCCGTACCGGCAGTCCACTTCGGCATGAAGTCATACCAGGATGCAAGTACCAACAGCAACAAAGACAGAGGAAAATAAACCGTCCCGTAATTATGCCGGGACGCTTCGATATTCATTCCCTTAAATGCATTAGTCTGAATACTGATCCAGTTTAAAATGATAAAGACCGCTGGTCCAATGCTTGCGATGATTGGATTTTCTATCCAGAACATGGCAAAGAGCCACCAGTGAGAAACACCGATATGAACCAGTTTACGGCTTGTTTTCGGAGACATAGAGCCCCGCCCGGATAGTAAATTTGCCAAAGCTATGAATATAAAGACATATACAAATGAATAAATGAGGCCTAAAAGATCTTTAAGTGGAATATTACTCATAATAATTCCTAATATCACCATATCAAGTAGTAAAGGCAAGGCCTAGCTGCACCAGGATTCAAAACAATCCTGAATTCTAATATATTCCGTTCTTCATACCCGTATACCCGCAAAAAGATTTGTAAAGAACTGAAGCAGTATCCTGCCCTTGCCAGGTTTTACCTTGCGTTGAAACACCACCAGCGGGTTCTGTTCTATGGTTTTTGCAGTCCACCAGTACATGTCTGCAGCGGTTTTAATGGGAAGGCGATACCGGTAGGGGATAGAGCGGTACCCCGCAACAGCACCGATTTGCCATTGCCGGTATCTGTTCAGGTGGCCTACCAGCCATGCAGAAAACCTTTCGGGGTGATTGAATGCCCACTGGGGATCGACAATATCTTCGACTTCACCTTCCAGCGGTAAATAACGGCGGCCTAATGCGCGGTCCTCAGCCACATCCCGGATAAAATTGATGTACTGCATCGCCCGGCCAAGCAGTTGTGCCGCTTCATAGGCCCTGTCGGGCAAGTCCATACAGCGGCTCATGAATAGCCCAATCACCTCCGCAGAACCATACATATACGAAAGACATTCTTCCAGGCTGTCATAACGGTTCTTGATGAGGTCCGCTTCCATGGCATCTAAAAAAGCCACTGTCCAGGCAGGATCGAATCCCAGTTCACGGCCCAACTCCGCATAGGCCTCGATGACGGCCTGATCTTCAGGGGCCGGCAGTCCTGTTTCAATGCCAGCTACGGACAGTCCTGTTTCATGTTGGTGAAGATGAATACCCAGAGCTTTCTCAGCATAAGTGCGAAACCGGTAAAACCCTTCCCGATCCTGGGGCTGGGCATCGACAAAGTCATCAGCCCGGCGGACAAAGGCATAGAGGGTGAACACCCGCTCCCGGACCTGTTTTGGGAAAAAAATGCTTGAGTTAAAATAGGTTTTACTGCCCTTCTGAAAGGTAGCGCGCTGAAATGCAGCCAGTTCATCGGGGCTGATCGACCCCTTGGACACTGTGGATGCTTCCACCTAAGCCTTCCCATTGAGATAACTGGTCACTATAGGGGCTACCACCTGGGATGCAATAAAGGTCATGGGCACCCCCACACCAGGATGGGTATACTGGCCCGCAAAGAAAAGTCCCCGTACTTTTTTGCTCCTCATGGAAGGCCTGAACACTGCGGTCTGCCACAGGGTATGGGCCATACCCAAAGCGGTACCCTTAAAGGCATGATATGATTCAGCAAAGTCCCGCTGAGAGAAGATCCGCTCCACCTGTATGTAGGGCTTTATGGTAATTCCAAGCCGCTGTTCCACATGGGCTAGGGCCTTCTCATAATAGGCCTGACGAACATCGTCCGAATCATCCAAGCCCGGTGCAACCGGTACCAGCAGGAACAGGTTTTCCTTATCTGGTGGTGCAGCTCTACGATCGGTTTTAGAGGCCGCGGAGAGATAGAAACAGGGGTTATCCGGCCAATGGGGTCTTTTAAAGATACTGTCAAAATGAGCATCCCAATCACGGGAAAAATACAGGTTGTGATGAGCCAGTTCCGGGATTTCCCGGTTAAGCCCCAGGTAGGCAATAAACATACTGGGCGCGAGAACTGCCTTATCCCAATACGGGCGGCTATGGTTGGCATGTTCAGGATTCAGCAGGTCCCGGTCGGCATGGGCATAGTCGCCGCACATAACCGCCGCATCGGCGGTGTACTCCCGCAGTTGCCCATGTTGTTGGGCCCGGACGGTGGAAAGCCTGCCCTGTTTTTCATCAATATGCTGGACCTCGGTTCCGTATTCTATGCGGACCCCCAGTTCCTCGCAGAGTTTTACCAGGCCCTCTACGATGGCGTACATGCCGCCTTCGGGGAAATAGACCCCATCGGACAGGTCTAAATAGGACATCAGGGAATATAAGGCCGGGGCATTCGAAGGGCTTGCACCAAGAAATACCATGGCATATTCCAGGATTTGGCGGGCTCGAACATCGGTAAAGAAGCGCCGCACATAGGGGTCCAGAGATTGGAATACATTAAGTCGTAGGCCCTCGGTCATAAGCCGCCAGTTAAGAAACTGGAAAATATGCCGGTACTCCCGATATAAAAAGTCCTCCATGGCTGTATTGTATTTGTAGCGGGAATTGGCCACATAGGCTTCCAGCTTCTTGCCAGCGCCGGATTCGAAGCCTTCGAAGACCTTTTTTGTTGCTTCGAAATCGCTGGTAATGGTAACCGGATCCTGACCTTCGAAAAATACCTTATAGTGGGTTTTTAGTTTATTCAGCCTATAGTAGTGCTCCCGCTCTTTTCCAAAGAGGCGAAAGTAGCTATCGAAAACTTCAGGCATCAGGTACCAGGATGGACCCATATCAAAGGCAAAGCCATCCTTTTCCCACAGCCTTGCCCGGCCTCCGGGGGAATCGCATTTTTCCAGAATAGTAACCTGTAAGCCTTCTTTTGCAAGCAAAGCCGCAGTGCTCAGGCCGGCAAAGCCGGCCCCAATGACGAGAACCTGTTTTTTCATGCTCGTGATCCTTTCTTTTCAGTAGAGAATCCGTTTTAAAACCACCGGGTCGAGGCGGAAGGGGCTTCCCTGTCCCTGGCAGAAGTGGTGAACCCGTAACAGGTGCAGAGAAAGGTCCGAATAAATAACAGAATCGGTTCCCCGCTGAACGGAAACGGCGTTTTTATGATAGAGACCGTCTCCATAGGGACAGGGAAGCCGGCCCCGGGCTTCATCGCTTTTTACAAGGTAACGGTCCTCTACGGTGATGGGCTCCCCAAGACCTTCGGCGCCCTTTCGCGCCAGGATTTCCAGCCTATCCGCCACCTGGTCAAAGTCGAGCCCCAGGGCCTTAAAAAGCTCTTCATCGGCTTCTATGATATCCGTGAGGGGCCGGGTGTCCTGACCCAAAAAACCCGTACTGGTGAGGACGCCGGCCTTCATTTTTTCATAGGCGGTCCGTTCATCAAAATTCATCTTCATGGCCTGTCTCCCTTATGCGAACTTATCAAAATAGATCTTGTCCTGACCAATTCCGTTGGCGGTCATGACTTTGATACAGGCATCGATCATGCCAGGGCTTCCGCAGAGGTAGCCCTCCATGGGTTTATCCTTACTGATCTGCTCCTTAAAATAGGAATCCAAAACATTGGTAATTAACCCCACCGGACCGGTCCATTCATCCTCAGGCTTGGGCTCTGAAAGAGCCGGCACAAAATGGAAGTTCGGGAACCGCTTTGCCAGGTCTGCCATTTCATCAAGATAGAACATATCCCGTTTGGACCGGGCTCCAAAGAAGTACCAGATGTCCCGATTGGTCCACTGGCCGGTCTGGGCCATGTGGTTGAGCATGGACTTAAAGGGGGCCATCCCGGAACCACCGGCCACGAATACCATAACCGCATCGGTATCCCGGACAGCGAACTCGCCGAAGGGGCCCACGACCTCTACAGGGTCCCCCTCTTTAAGGTGCTGGTGCACCCAGGTGGTGGCAATGCCGCCGGGCACGAGGCGGATAAGAAACTCAATGTGTTCCTTATCCTGGGGGGTAGAGGACATGGAATAGGCTCGCTGGATACTCTCCTTAAGCTCCCCATAGGGGGGAACGACCAGCTGGGCATATTGGCCTGGGGTAAAGGAAATCCCCCCCGCGGCGATGGCATCATCGGAAAGCCGTAAATACACTTCTTTAATATCGTAGGTAAGGTTCCGAATCCGTTCTACCCTGGTCTTGAATTTCCGTACATTAAAGAGGCTCTCCGGCAGTTCTATGGCCAGATTCTGTTTTACCTTAATCTGGCAGGAAAGCCGAACATTTTTCGCCACCTCCTCAGGATTCATATAGGGAAGCTCCGTCGGCAGATGGGGGCCCACATCGGACAGCACTCTGACTTTGCAGGCACCGCAGGAACCGCGGCCGCCGCAGGCAGAGGGGACAAAGATATTCTGAAAGGCTAAAGTGCCCAGCAGGGGACTTCCGCCCTTTACGGTGAGCACCTTCTTACCGCCGTTTATGTCAATGGTAACTTCGCCATAGTCGTTCACAATCCGGTCAGTGACGGAAATAATCAGGGCAAGGATTGATGCAATGAGGGCAACCACCAGGGGCCCAAGGAGCAAGGGACTCATCTGTACCTCCTACTGGACGCTGAGCATACCGGAAAAGCCGATGAAGGCCATGGCCATAAAACCGATGGTGATGATGGTAATCCCGGGACCCTTAAGTCCCGCGGGGACTGGGGCTACATCAATCTTTTTTCGGATTGATGAAAGGAGCATGATGGCCAGCCACCACCCCGCGCCGGAACCGAAGCCAAAGCTGAGGGTCTGCCAGAAATTGTAATTCCGGATCTGCATAAAGAGGATTGCTCCCAGGATGGCACAGTTTACCGTAATGAGGGGGAGGAAAATACCGAGGGCCATATACAGGGCCGGAGATAGGCGGTCTATAACCATTTCCAGAATCTGGACTATGGCGGCGATAACGATAATAAAGATGATGAACGAGAGGTACTCGAGCCCCAGGGGCTCAATAACAAGCTTAAGCACCGCCCAGGACACCACCATGGTGATGGTCATGACCACGGTAACCGCAAGACCTAAACCAAAGGAGCTTTTCTGGTCCTTGGAAATAGAGATGAAGGAGCACATCCCGAGGAAGTTAGCCAGAAGGATGTTGCTCGTGAATATGGATGCAAAAAGCAGGGTGATGGGATGAACCACAGGACTCATTTTGCGCCTCCTTGTGATGCTTTTGCAGCGATCTTCATGTTTTCCTGCATGGTCTTAGCGCCCCAGATGACCAGGGCAACCAGGAAGAAGGCACTGGGGGCCATAATCATGATGGTCCAGGGAGTAAAGGCTTCGCCCATAAGGCTTGTCAGGACCGGAATACCGAAAAGACTGCCGAATCCCAGGATTTCCCGCACCACCGCAATGAGCATGAGGACCGCCATATAACCAAAACCGCTGGTTAAGCCATCCCAGAAAGACAGGAGGGGCGGATTGGAACGGGCAAAACCTTCGGCCCGGCCCATGATGATACAGTTGGTGATGATGAGTCCTACATAGGGGCCCAGGGACCGGGAAATATCAGGCAGGTAGGCCCTGAGTACAATATCAATAATGATAACATAGAAGGATATGACCAGCACCTGGACAATCATTCGGACCTTATTGGGGATAAGCTTATTCATCGCAGAAATGCTCATACTGGAAAATGCGGTGGTCAGGCTCACCCCAATGGTCATAATTGCCGTATTGGTCAGGTTATTGGTTACCGCCAGGGTCGAACAGATACCCAAAACCTGAATAAAGATGGGATTATTCCACCAGAGGTTCTGTACCAGAATTTCAGCAGCGGGGCTACGTTTTTTCGCTGGGCTCATTGGAGGCCTCCCTTATCACGGAGTGTTTTAAACATGCGTAGTTCCTTGTTTACAATATCCTCTATAGCCTGGCTCGTACGGGATGCACCGGTTACCGCATCTACCTGGCTGTTATCAGGGTCTGGATCTCCCTTCCCGCTTCCCTGGCGGACCGCAATGCCCTCGGGACCAATTTTTTCACCCCTGAACTGGGTTTGGAACCACGCTTCATCGATGCGGCCCCCAAGGCCTGGGGTTTCATTATGAGCAAGGATCCGGAAACCCTCTATCCGCTCGACCTGCTGGTCCACCGCCAGAATCGCCTGGATGGTACCCCAGAGGCCAGGACCGGCAACCTTGGTGGCATATCTGGGCTGACCATCTACGGTAGCCTTGTATATAAGGCCTGCATCGGTCTTAAGGGTCGAAACCTGAGCATCATAGAGGGAGTCCACTTCGCCTGGGGCGGAGTACCCTATCCCCAGGGCAGACAAAATGGCGGACCGTTCGGCAAAGCGCCGATTGGCCGCAACCCTGTCTTTGGTAAGCTCATTGGCTAAAGCAAGGAAAAACACAAACACCATACAGATGATGAAGGTAAAAAGTACTGTATAGAGCATGCTGTCCCGTTTCATTGTGCACCCCCTGTGGTTTTCTGCGCACCAGCCGACGCTGATGGTGCAGACTTCTCTGCTGCGGGAACCTGAGGGGCAGTAGCCGCTTTCGGCTTTTTGCCTGTTACCAGGTCATCGAACATGGAGGCTGCCGTATTAGCCAGAAGGACGGCAAAACTGGTACCCTCGGGGAACAGGGCGAAACTTCTGATGAGCACCACTGAAACACCGATGACCGTTCCATAGAGCCACTGGGCCAGAGGCTTCTTAGGCGCCGTGACCGGATCGGTAGCCATAAAGACCGCCACATAAAGGAAACTCCCCACTAAAAGGGATTCCATGGGAAGCACCCGGGAAACCCCCGCTAAAAGGAGGGCACCGTTCAGAAGAACCGCCGAACCGATCGTAGAGGCTATAAGCCGCCAGCTTGCGGTTTTGGTGGCAATAAGGTAAATAGCCGCCAGAAGAATCAGGATAACCGAACTTTCTCCCATGGAACCCATACGGAATCCTGTTATGGCATTAAGCACCGAAAGGGGCTCACCCTGACGGAGCTGGGCCAGCGGCGTGGCTGCCGTCATGCCATCTACCGGATAGCCCCACAGACCTGCGGAAGCGCCAAAAGCGCCGGGCTCAACAAAACCAGCCTGCAGAATCGTGGCAAAGGAAATATATACAAAAAGCCGCCCGGCAATGGCCACATTAAAGATATTTCGGCCAAAACCGCCGTACACCTCTTTGGCCATGAAAACGGCGAAGACAATGCCTACCGCAACAATCCAGAGGGGGACCACCGGCGGCATGGACAGGGTGTACAGGGCACAGGTTACAAGAACCGCTTCACTGACCTTTTTACCCCGTTTTTTTTCAAATAGATACTCTACCGCCACCCCCAGAGGAAACACCACCAGGGCAGTTAGGATTGGACGTAATCCATAGAGATATATAGAAAACAGAAAAATAGGCGCAAGACTGTAGAGCACCTTGCGCATGATCGGTTGTTTTTGAAACAAGGTATCCTCCTCTCGGATACCAGTATATGGAGTCTAAAAAATTTATCAAGCTATTTTTATTGATTTTTAATAATTATTACTAATTTGGACTTATATGAGACCATCGGGGACGTCTGCCCCAGGTAACATGCCCCCACGTAATACACCCCGGCGTAACACACCCCAACGTGTATCCCCCCCCCCGTGTAACCAGGGATTATCGCTTCAGATTCCAGTCCTCACTGGCAAAACGGGAACGGGCAAGGTTCTCTGCCCGTTCAAGTTCTGCCGCCGACGGTTGCTCGACGACCAGGTTCAGATCCAGGGCTTCTCTAAAGCCCTGTTCCAGAGCCATGGACACTGCATCGAAGGAGACAGTACGGCCCAGGATCCTTGAAAGACTCGTTACCCGCTCTTTAACATCCGCAATCGCCTTGCCCCGCGCCTTTTCTGAAGGGACCTTGAGCAAGGTGAACATAAGGTCCACATCCACATCGAGGAGGATGGTACCATGCTGGAGGATACAGCCGAGCTTTCTTGTCTGGGCATTGCCGGAAATCTTCCTGCCTCCCACTACAATATCATTGATCGGAGCAAATTCCGCAGTTACCCCCAGTTTTGCAAGCCCTGCTACGATGCCCTGACAGAGCCTGCCATAGCTTGCCAGAATGTTCTGGTCTGCCAGAGGATGGTCAAAGGGAAGAACGATGCTGTAGGTTACTTCAGATTGATGAAAGACTGCCCCGCCGCCGGTAATGCGCCGGACCGTATCGATGCCATGCTGGCGGCAGGCAGACAAATCGACCTCTTCCTGCATCCCCTGAAAATATCCAATTGATATAGCCGGGGGCTGCCAGCCATAGAAACGAAGGGTTGGCGGTGCCTTAGCGGCGGCTACGGCCTCAAGAATTGCCTGATCAAGACCCATATTATAGAAGGCATTATGAAAACCTGTTCTGAGTAAGCGCCACTGGTAAGCCATGTCATTACCCTCCGTTATGCAGTTGGATATGAGGTCCCGTTCATGGTCCGGGCTTCCTGAGCTTCTGATGAGTCAGCTGCTATGGCAGCAGTGCGGATCAGTTCTGCAAGTCCCGATCCGCTTATACCCTGCAGTTCCAGCCCTAACTGCTGGGCCAGTTCAGTAAAACGGTCCTCCAGAGTTTCCAGACTGGTTCCTGACAAGGCTGATTCAAGATTTTCAAAGGCTTCTTCAGGAACTGCAAAGAAGTCCCCCCGGATCTGGATGGATCTGATGACAGGCCCTTCCAGTTCTGCGGTAAAACGGATCAGCTTACAGCCTGCCGGCTTCCCTACTCCCTGCAGTATCATCATTGTTCCTCCCCCTTTTGTCTTCCGGTTCATGAAACATCATCGCTCCCCCTCCCCTGCGATCCCTTCATGAGCGGTGTGCTTTCCTCCGGTACCGTCATGCCAGGCTTCCTGGGCATGGTAACTCGTACGGGCAAAGGGACTTGCAACTACGGTGCTAAAGCCCTTTTCCCGGCCGATCCGGGCATATTCCCTGAATTGGTCCGGATGAATATATGCAACTACAGGTAACTGCTTCGGGCCGGGCTGAAGATATTGACCTAACACCAGAACGTCCACGCCAACTGAACGGAGATCATCCATGGCCGAGAGCACCTCATCAACCTGTTCTCCGAGACCAAGTAACATACTCGATTTGGTTACCGAAATCCCACCCTGTTTTGCAAGATACAGGGTATGGAGACTCTTTTCGTAGGAAGCCCGCCTATCACGAACCTGCTGAAGGGACCGGACTGTTTCTATATTATGGGCCACCACGTCGGGCCTGGCTTCGAGAACTGCTTCGATTTCTCCTTCTACAAAATCGGGTATGAGCACCTCGACCCGGACAGCGGGGTTCAGATCCTTTATGGCCCGGATGCAGCAGGCAAAGTGATGGGCTCCCCGGTCTGCAAGGTCATCCCGATCCACCGAAGTGAGGACCGCATATTTGAGTCCCAATTCCTGGACCGCCAGAGCAAGCTGTTCTGCTTCTTCCGGAAGCACGGGCTGACCGGTTTTCGCAGTAGCGACCGCGCAGAAACGGCATTTTCGCGTACAGGTATCCCCCAGAATCATAAAGGTGGCGGTTCCCGCCCCCCAGCATTCACCCTTGTTAGGACAGCGGGCTTCGTCACAGACCGTATGGAGGGACCGGCGTTCGAGAATCGCTGTGACATGCTGCCAGGTCTCGCCAGAAGGTACTTTCACCCGAATCCATTCGGGCTTTCGCAGGGGTGTTATTCTAGACATGAGATGAGTATAAACAACAATTAACTTATTTACCAAGAGCCTTGTCATGAAAGGTGTCTCATTCCCAGATTCTTCATTGCGAAGTTCTCCATTACTAATATTTTGTTTAATTTTTCCAATATCAAAAATTTATTAATCTAATTCTCGATCAATTAAAAATTTAGTTTTATACCTTGACCGTTTAGGAATGCTGTTTCATGATAATTAAAAATGCGGTTTCCTGCCTGTGAGTCAGTTTCGGCGGCCATATGCATAATCGCTGTCATATAGCTATGGTTCAGCCCTGGCCTCTCTAAGGTGATAACCGAGCCAATGCTTCTATGGGACTGATGACACCCCGCTTATTCTTGACAGCCACATGGGTGTAGATCATGGTTGTTTCCACATGGGAATGTCCAAGCAGTTCCTGTATGGTTCGGATGTCGTACCCATCTTCTAAAAGATGGGTGGCAAAGCTGTGCCGTAAAGTATGGGCCGAGGCTAGCTTATTGATACCCGCAGATCGAACCGCATCATGAATCTGTCGCTGCAGCACCGAAGGATGCATGTGCCAATAGGCACTTGTACCGGTTCGTTCATCGTTAAAGATGGTTTTTGATGGGAACAGCCAGTACCAGGTCCACTCATATTGGGCGGCAGGATATTTCAGGGCAAGTGCCTCAGGCAAATACACACCGGCGGCCCCCTTCTTGCGGTCCCGCTCCCATCGCAGATGCAGGTCGTCCAGGTATGCCCGCATGGGACTATGCAATACCTTAGGAAAGAGCGTGAGCCTGTCCTTGCCCCCCTTGCCTGAACGGACTTCCAGGGTTTCATCATCGAAATTAAGGTCCTTAACCCGCAGGGAAAGGCATTCTTCGAGCCGTATACCACTAGCGTACATGAGGGAAGCCATAAGACGGTAGGGGGATTGTAAATGGGAAAGAAGCTGGCCCACTTCAGCACGGGTGAGTACCACCGGTAAACGCCGACGCCGCTTTGCTCGAAGTGCCGAAGCAAGCCCATCCACATCAACATGAAGAACAACCCGAAATAAAAGAAGCAAAGCATTAAAAGCCTGTTCCTGGGTAGCTGCAGAGATTTTCCGTTGTACCGCCAGGTAACTTAAGTAGGATCGCAGGTGATGTGCCGTAATACGGGGCTGTTCATCCCGCCATTCAGGTTTGATGAACCTTTCTACATAGTCCAGAAAGCGGTTGGTCCATGCAAGGTAGGCCTTTTCGGTGCGCAGCGCCAGATGCTTAATCCTGATATGATCCTGTATGGACCGGTACACTTGAGCGCGGTAGGCAATCCAGGGATTCTGATCCGACTCGAC harbors:
- a CDS encoding DUF92 domain-containing protein, with the protein product MSPKTSRKLVHIGVSHWWLFAMFWIENPIIASIGPAVFIILNWISIQTNAFKGMNIEASRHNYGTVYFPLSLLLLVLASWYDFMPKWTAGTAILVLGWGDGLAAIVGEGVPSPSGNVFGWRKSMAGTIAMFTVSSLVVFLMTRAFNPEITLWNVLLRSIGTGLVAAYLEVFSPFGLDNLTVPLGTALYFYYISPLTLNTSFIFAFSCLAAAAYAAWYKHAVTAEGALAGLGLGTVIYMGAGLGGLLVLAAFFISSTMASRIRKEQKERLGLQRIHEKGDRRDAIQVFANGGVGMLSSVLYAFTGSQLFLIALLVSFAAATADTWASELGVLNRGKPRSIINFKPLEPGFSGGVSPFGFAASLLGSLIIAILVFVIAPFQAHKALVPVLIGGFMGALFDSFLGATIQAQYRCAETGELVERPYTGDMKNKLIKGFTWMNNDMVNFLSILVATFLTSFWYMAIQ
- a CDS encoding phytoene/squalene synthase family protein, which encodes MEASTVSKGSISPDELAAFQRATFQKGSKTYFNSSIFFPKQVRERVFTLYAFVRRADDFVDAQPQDREGFYRFRTYAEKALGIHLHQHETGLSVAGIETGLPAPEDQAVIEAYAELGRELGFDPAWTVAFLDAMEADLIKNRYDSLEECLSYMYGSAEVIGLFMSRCMDLPDRAYEAAQLLGRAMQYINFIRDVAEDRALGRRYLPLEGEVEDIVDPQWAFNHPERFSAWLVGHLNRYRQWQIGAVAGYRSIPYRYRLPIKTAADMYWWTAKTIEQNPLVVFQRKVKPGKGRILLQFFTNLFAGIRV
- a CDS encoding phytoene desaturase family protein is translated as MKKQVLVIGAGFAGLSTAALLAKEGLQVTILEKCDSPGGRARLWEKDGFAFDMGPSWYLMPEVFDSYFRLFGKEREHYYRLNKLKTHYKVFFEGQDPVTITSDFEATKKVFEGFESGAGKKLEAYVANSRYKYNTAMEDFLYREYRHIFQFLNWRLMTEGLRLNVFQSLDPYVRRFFTDVRARQILEYAMVFLGASPSNAPALYSLMSYLDLSDGVYFPEGGMYAIVEGLVKLCEELGVRIEYGTEVQHIDEKQGRLSTVRAQQHGQLREYTADAAVMCGDYAHADRDLLNPEHANHSRPYWDKAVLAPSMFIAYLGLNREIPELAHHNLYFSRDWDAHFDSIFKRPHWPDNPCFYLSAASKTDRRAAPPDKENLFLLVPVAPGLDDSDDVRQAYYEKALAHVEQRLGITIKPYIQVERIFSQRDFAESYHAFKGTALGMAHTLWQTAVFRPSMRSKKVRGLFFAGQYTHPGVGVPMTFIASQVVAPIVTSYLNGKA
- a CDS encoding NADH:ubiquinone reductase (Na(+)-transporting) subunit F gives rise to the protein MSPLLLGPLVVALIASILALIISVTDRIVNDYGEVTIDINGGKKVLTVKGGSPLLGTLAFQNIFVPSACGGRGSCGACKVRVLSDVGPHLPTELPYMNPEEVAKNVRLSCQIKVKQNLAIELPESLFNVRKFKTRVERIRNLTYDIKEVYLRLSDDAIAAGGISFTPGQYAQLVVPPYGELKESIQRAYSMSSTPQDKEHIEFLIRLVPGGIATTWVHQHLKEGDPVEVVGPFGEFAVRDTDAVMVFVAGGSGMAPFKSMLNHMAQTGQWTNRDIWYFFGARSKRDMFYLDEMADLAKRFPNFHFVPALSEPKPEDEWTGPVGLITNVLDSYFKEQISKDKPMEGYLCGSPGMIDACIKVMTANGIGQDKIYFDKFA
- a CDS encoding Rnf-Nqr domain containing protein; amino-acid sequence: MSPVVHPITLLFASIFTSNILLANFLGMCSFISISKDQKSSFGLGLAVTVVMTITMVVSWAVLKLVIEPLGLEYLSFIIFIIVIAAIVQILEMVIDRLSPALYMALGIFLPLITVNCAILGAILFMQIRNYNFWQTLSFGFGSGAGWWLAIMLLSSIRKKIDVAPVPAGLKGPGITIITIGFMAMAFIGFSGMLSVQ
- a CDS encoding NADH:ubiquinone reductase (Na(+)-transporting) subunit D, which gives rise to MSPAKKRSPAAEILVQNLWWNNPIFIQVLGICSTLAVTNNLTNTAIMTIGVSLTTAFSSMSISAMNKLIPNKVRMIVQVLVISFYVIIIDIVLRAYLPDISRSLGPYVGLIITNCIIMGRAEGFARSNPPLLSFWDGLTSGFGYMAVLMLIAVVREILGFGSLFGIPVLTSLMGEAFTPWTIMIMAPSAFFLVALVIWGAKTMQENMKIAAKASQGGAK